One Streptomyces sp. L2 genomic window carries:
- a CDS encoding Rne/Rng family ribonuclease, which produces MLEPTEPAEGSELNTPSDTLPPRRRRRAASRPAGPPAGVEATPAIPAAEGDYIAETGEEAEETAAVAAQAAEPQTGVPAEEPAPAARTRRRATRRASAPAGAPSAAAETAETVVPAAAEAQPEAVAEEPAPAARTRRRATRRASAPAGAPETAETVAAGAADDAQTEKAAQAGSAESVTEAEPAARPRRRATRRASAPAGAPQTTEVSEAGTEAEAPAVETAAVEAAPAVEAETAPAGRTRRRATRRASAPAGAPAATEAAETVVPEAAAQPAQSEEAGEAEAATAAPTAAATDEEAPRRTRRRATRRVSAPAADVAEPAEDAAGTAEEAEITEPTEPTRAAQRAGSAPAEPAAAEAEQAPEEGAAPRRRRRAVRQAATGFAEPAQTSAAKRGGSAEAGEDESSRRPARPAVAVFQPPVFTEPRFQTPERAAAEAAAEAADVEEPREQAEQTEQAEERAESGSRRRRRRKGADRAEETQAAEAVAEEEPQDSAGAEDAEDAEEAQDGEDGEGAEGYEESGSRRRRRRGGRRRRRGEAADDEGVEGEDAAAEQAAQDAEDTAEQEEEDAEDARGEEFGGSSAGSRRRRRRRRRAGDGTGEGEASADDPERTVVKVREPRKATEPSDEVQSIKGSTRLEAKKQRRREGREQGRRRVPIITEAEFLARREAVERVMVVRQHGDRTQIGVLEDNVLVEHYVNKEQSTSYVGNVYLGKVQNVLPSMEAAFIDIGKGRNAVLYAGEVNFEALGMANGPRRIESALKSGQSVLVQVTKDPIGHKGARLTSQVSLPGRYLVYVPEGSMTGISRKLPDTERARLKTILKKVVPEDAGVIVRTAAEGASEEELRRDVERLQAQWEDIQKKAKNGGSSSAPSLLYGEPDMTVRVVRDIFNEDFSKVVVSGDEAWETIHGYVAHVAPDLADRLSKWTSEVDVFATYRIDEQLAKALDRKVWLPSGGSLVIDRTEAMVVVDVNTGKFTGQGGNLEETVTRNNLEAAEEIVRQLRLRDLGGIIVIDFIDMVLESNRDLVLRRLLECLGRDRTKHQVAEVTSLGLVQMTRKRVGQGLLESFSETCVHCNGRGVIVHMEQPTAAGGGGGGKRKKRGGRGGDGADQHEHVHETAAVAVETGEAVEPATETAVEVAAELAEPVALPAPEFEPDEELYSSVAEAEAAATRGRGRRRASRRASAPAGAPKAAEPVTAEQADSPKADSAKAKGKARARKGAAVEAEAPKTESALAAAAPTAQDVTAEAAAGPVRPEPAAEALAGPVAAEDQVVPETQAADEAAPKGRTRRRATRKVSAPAGSPAGAEAAVVTVAETAPAAEVPVEQPEAPAAPAAAAEAPAESAAPARPRRRAVRKATAPTASEEAAVVVVPSAAPEQDGQADEAGQAEQEAAPAKKTARKAAKKATAKKAATKKTAAKKTAAKKTTAKKAAKTAKTAAAKSAAKKTTTVSAPADEA; this is translated from the coding sequence ATGCTCGAGCCGACCGAACCCGCAGAGGGTTCCGAACTCAACACCCCGAGCGACACCCTGCCGCCGCGCAGGCGTCGCCGTGCCGCCTCCCGGCCGGCGGGTCCGCCCGCCGGGGTGGAGGCCACGCCGGCCATACCGGCCGCCGAGGGCGACTACATCGCCGAGACTGGCGAGGAGGCGGAGGAGACCGCGGCCGTGGCGGCCCAGGCCGCCGAGCCGCAGACCGGTGTTCCGGCCGAGGAGCCGGCACCGGCCGCTCGTACCCGCCGCCGGGCCACGCGCCGTGCGTCCGCCCCGGCGGGAGCGCCTTCGGCCGCCGCCGAGACCGCCGAGACGGTCGTACCGGCCGCCGCCGAGGCCCAGCCCGAGGCAGTCGCGGAGGAGCCGGCGCCCGCCGCCCGTACCCGCCGTCGCGCCACCCGGCGCGCCTCCGCCCCTGCCGGGGCGCCAGAGACGGCCGAGACGGTGGCCGCCGGTGCCGCTGACGACGCCCAGACGGAGAAGGCCGCCCAGGCCGGAAGCGCCGAGAGCGTGACCGAGGCCGAACCCGCCGCGCGTCCGCGCCGCCGGGCCACGCGCCGCGCGTCCGCGCCCGCCGGCGCACCGCAGACCACCGAGGTATCTGAGGCCGGCACCGAGGCCGAGGCTCCCGCCGTGGAGACCGCCGCCGTGGAGGCCGCGCCCGCCGTCGAGGCGGAGACCGCGCCCGCCGGTCGCACCCGTCGCCGGGCCACCCGCCGCGCGTCCGCGCCCGCCGGGGCGCCCGCGGCCACCGAGGCCGCCGAGACAGTCGTACCGGAGGCCGCCGCGCAGCCCGCGCAGTCCGAGGAGGCCGGTGAGGCCGAGGCGGCTACCGCCGCGCCCACCGCTGCCGCCACCGACGAGGAGGCGCCGCGCCGGACGCGTCGTCGTGCCACGCGCCGGGTCTCCGCGCCCGCCGCCGATGTCGCCGAGCCGGCCGAGGACGCCGCCGGGACCGCCGAGGAGGCCGAGATCACCGAGCCCACCGAGCCCACGCGGGCCGCGCAGCGCGCCGGATCTGCCCCCGCCGAGCCTGCCGCCGCCGAGGCGGAGCAGGCCCCCGAGGAGGGTGCGGCCCCGCGTCGCCGGCGTCGGGCCGTGCGGCAGGCCGCGACCGGGTTCGCCGAGCCCGCGCAGACCTCCGCCGCCAAGCGCGGCGGGAGCGCCGAGGCGGGCGAGGACGAGTCGTCGCGCCGGCCGGCCCGGCCCGCCGTGGCCGTGTTCCAGCCGCCGGTGTTCACCGAGCCCAGGTTCCAGACCCCGGAGCGGGCCGCCGCGGAGGCCGCCGCCGAGGCCGCCGACGTGGAGGAGCCCCGGGAGCAGGCGGAACAGACGGAGCAGGCCGAGGAGCGGGCCGAGTCCGGTTCGCGCCGCCGCCGTCGCCGTAAGGGCGCCGACCGGGCCGAGGAGACCCAGGCCGCGGAGGCCGTCGCCGAGGAGGAGCCGCAGGACTCCGCCGGCGCGGAGGACGCCGAGGACGCCGAAGAGGCGCAGGACGGCGAGGACGGCGAGGGCGCCGAGGGCTACGAGGAGTCCGGTTCGCGCCGCCGTCGCCGCCGGGGCGGCCGTCGCCGCCGGCGTGGTGAGGCCGCCGACGACGAGGGCGTCGAGGGCGAGGACGCGGCCGCCGAGCAGGCCGCGCAGGACGCCGAGGACACCGCCGAGCAGGAGGAAGAGGACGCCGAGGACGCGCGCGGCGAGGAGTTCGGCGGGTCCAGCGCCGGGAGCCGTCGCCGCCGGCGCCGTCGCCGCCGTGCCGGGGACGGCACGGGCGAGGGCGAGGCGTCCGCCGACGACCCGGAGCGTACGGTCGTCAAGGTCCGCGAACCCCGCAAGGCCACCGAGCCGTCCGACGAGGTGCAGTCCATCAAGGGCTCGACCCGTCTGGAGGCGAAGAAGCAGCGCCGCCGCGAGGGCCGCGAGCAGGGCCGCCGGCGGGTGCCGATCATCACCGAGGCCGAGTTCCTGGCCCGGCGCGAGGCCGTCGAGCGCGTCATGGTCGTCCGTCAGCACGGCGACCGCACGCAGATCGGCGTCCTGGAGGACAACGTCCTCGTCGAGCACTACGTCAACAAGGAGCAGTCGACGTCGTACGTCGGCAACGTCTACCTGGGCAAGGTGCAGAACGTCCTGCCGTCGATGGAGGCCGCCTTCATCGACATCGGCAAGGGCCGCAACGCCGTCCTGTACGCCGGTGAGGTCAACTTCGAGGCGCTCGGCATGGCCAACGGGCCGCGCCGCATCGAGTCCGCCCTGAAGTCGGGCCAGTCCGTGCTCGTGCAGGTCACGAAGGACCCGATCGGTCACAAGGGTGCCCGTCTGACCAGCCAGGTCTCGCTGCCGGGCCGTTACCTCGTGTACGTCCCCGAGGGCTCGATGACAGGCATCAGCCGCAAGCTGCCCGACACCGAGCGGGCCCGGCTGAAGACCATCCTCAAGAAGGTCGTCCCCGAGGACGCGGGCGTCATCGTGCGCACCGCCGCCGAGGGCGCGAGCGAGGAGGAGCTGCGCCGGGACGTCGAGCGGCTGCAGGCGCAGTGGGAGGACATCCAGAAGAAGGCCAAGAACGGCGGCAGCTCAAGTGCGCCTTCGCTGCTGTACGGCGAGCCGGACATGACCGTCCGGGTCGTGCGGGACATCTTCAACGAGGACTTCTCCAAGGTCGTCGTCAGCGGTGACGAGGCCTGGGAGACGATCCACGGCTACGTCGCGCACGTCGCGCCCGACCTGGCCGACCGGCTGTCGAAGTGGACCTCCGAGGTCGACGTCTTCGCCACGTACCGGATCGACGAGCAGCTCGCCAAGGCCCTGGACCGCAAGGTCTGGCTGCCCAGCGGCGGCTCTCTGGTGATCGACCGGACCGAGGCGATGGTCGTCGTCGACGTCAACACCGGCAAGTTCACCGGTCAGGGCGGCAACCTGGAGGAGACGGTCACCAGGAACAACCTGGAGGCGGCCGAGGAGATCGTGCGCCAGCTGCGGCTGCGCGACCTCGGCGGCATCATCGTGATCGACTTCATCGACATGGTCCTGGAGTCCAACCGCGACCTGGTGCTGCGCCGCCTGCTGGAGTGCCTGGGCCGCGACCGTACGAAGCACCAGGTGGCCGAGGTGACCTCGCTGGGCCTGGTGCAGATGACCCGCAAGCGGGTCGGCCAGGGCCTGCTGGAGTCGTTCTCCGAGACCTGCGTGCACTGCAACGGCCGGGGCGTCATCGTCCACATGGAGCAGCCGACCGCCGCCGGTGGCGGTGGTGGCGGCAAGCGCAAGAAGCGCGGCGGCCGGGGCGGCGACGGGGCGGACCAGCACGAGCACGTGCACGAGACCGCTGCCGTGGCCGTGGAGACCGGTGAGGCCGTGGAGCCGGCGACCGAGACCGCGGTCGAGGTCGCGGCCGAGCTGGCCGAGCCCGTCGCGCTGCCCGCGCCGGAGTTCGAGCCGGACGAGGAGCTGTACAGCAGCGTCGCCGAGGCGGAGGCGGCGGCCACCCGTGGCCGTGGCCGGCGCCGGGCGAGCCGTCGTGCGTCGGCCCCCGCGGGCGCGCCGAAGGCCGCCGAACCGGTGACGGCGGAGCAGGCCGACTCCCCGAAGGCCGACTCCGCGAAGGCGAAGGGGAAGGCGAGGGCTCGCAAGGGCGCCGCCGTCGAGGCCGAGGCCCCGAAGACGGAGTCCGCTCTGGCCGCCGCCGCTCCGACCGCACAGGACGTCACCGCCGAGGCGGCGGCGGGCCCGGTGCGACCGGAGCCGGCCGCCGAGGCGCTGGCCGGGCCCGTGGCCGCCGAGGACCAGGTGGTTCCGGAGACGCAGGCCGCCGACGAGGCCGCCCCCAAGGGCCGTACGCGGCGTCGTGCGACCCGGAAGGTGTCGGCGCCCGCCGGTTCCCCCGCCGGGGCCGAGGCGGCCGTGGTGACGGTCGCCGAGACCGCTCCCGCGGCCGAGGTGCCGGTGGAGCAGCCGGAGGCCCCCGCGGCACCGGCCGCCGCCGCGGAGGCGCCCGCCGAGAGCGCCGCCCCGGCCCGCCCGCGCCGTCGCGCGGTCCGCAAGGCCACCGCGCCGACCGCGTCCGAGGAGGCGGCCGTCGTGGTCGTCCCGTCGGCCGCGCCGGAGCAGGACGGCCAGGCCGACGAGGCCGGCCAGGCGGAGCAGGAGGCCGCGCCGGCCAAGAAGACCGCCCGCAAGGCGGCCAAGAAGGCCACGGCGAAGAAGGCGGCCACCAAGAAGACCGCGGCCAAGAAGACGGCCGCCAAGAAGACGACGGCCAAGAAGGCGGCCAAGACCGCCAAGACGGCCGCCGCGAAGTCGGCGGCGAAGAAGACCACCACGGTCTCCGCGCCCGCCGACGAGGCCTGA
- the rplU gene encoding 50S ribosomal protein L21, with product MYAIVRSGGRQHKVAVGDIVEVDKISTAKVGDTVELSTLLVVDGDSVTSDPWVLAGIKVQAEVVDHHKGQKIDILRYKNKTGYRRRQGHRQQYTAIKVTEIPAAAK from the coding sequence GTGTACGCCATCGTGCGCAGCGGTGGTCGCCAGCACAAGGTTGCTGTCGGCGACATCGTTGAGGTTGACAAGATTTCCACCGCCAAGGTGGGCGACACGGTCGAGCTCTCGACCTTGCTCGTCGTCGACGGCGACTCCGTGACCAGCGACCCGTGGGTGCTGGCCGGCATCAAGGTCCAGGCCGAGGTCGTGGACCACCACAAGGGCCAGAAGATCGACATTCTGCGCTACAAGAACAAGACCGGCTACCGCCGTCGTCAGGGCCACCGCCAGCAGTACACGGCGATCAAGGTCACTGAGATCCCCGCGGCTGCGAAGTAA
- the rpmA gene encoding 50S ribosomal protein L27, with product MAHKKGASSTRNGRDSNAQRLGVKRFGGQVVNAGEILVRQRGTHFHPGAGVGRGGDDTLFALQAGAVEFGTHRGRKVVNIVPVA from the coding sequence ATGGCACACAAGAAGGGCGCATCGTCCACCCGGAACGGTCGCGACTCCAACGCCCAGCGGCTCGGCGTGAAGCGCTTCGGCGGTCAGGTCGTCAACGCGGGTGAGATCCTGGTCCGCCAGCGCGGCACCCACTTCCACCCCGGCGCGGGCGTCGGCCGTGGCGGGGACGACACGCTGTTCGCCCTGCAGGCCGGTGCGGTGGAGTTCGGTACCCACCGTGGCCGCAAGGTCGTGAACATCGTTCCGGTCGCCTGA
- the obgE gene encoding GTPase ObgE encodes MTTFVDRVELHVAAGNGGHGCASVHREKFKPLGGPDGGNGGRGGDVILTVDQSVTTLLDYHHSPHRKATNGKPGEGGNRSGKDGQDLVLAVPDGTVVLDKAGNVLADLVGHGTSYVAAQGGRGGLGNAALASARRKAPGFALLGVPGDLHDIVLELKTVADVALVGYPSAGKSSLISVLSAAKPKIADYPFTTLVPNLGVVTAGSTVYTIADVPGLIPGASQGKGLGLEFLRHVERCSVLVHVLDTATLESDRDPVSDLDIIEDELRQYGGLDNRPRIVVLNKVDVPDGKDLAEMVRPDLEARGYRVFEVSAVAHIGLKELSYGLGELVAKARAAKPKEEATRIVIRPKAVDDSGFTVRREEVGGEPLFRVRGEKPERWVRQTDFNNDEAVGYLADRLNRLGVEEQLMKAGARSGDGVAIGPEENAVVFDWEPTVMAGAEMLGRRGEDHRFEEPRPAAQRRRDRQAERDETEREYDDFEPF; translated from the coding sequence ATGACCACCTTCGTGGACCGCGTCGAGCTGCATGTCGCCGCGGGTAACGGAGGCCACGGCTGTGCCTCCGTTCACCGGGAGAAGTTCAAGCCGCTCGGCGGCCCGGACGGCGGCAACGGCGGCCGTGGCGGCGATGTGATCCTGACCGTCGACCAGTCGGTCACCACACTCCTTGACTACCACCACTCCCCGCACCGCAAGGCCACCAACGGCAAGCCGGGCGAGGGCGGCAACCGTTCCGGCAAGGACGGCCAGGACCTGGTGCTGGCGGTGCCGGACGGCACGGTCGTGCTGGACAAGGCGGGCAACGTGCTCGCCGACCTGGTCGGGCACGGCACGTCGTACGTCGCCGCGCAGGGCGGCCGGGGCGGCCTCGGCAACGCGGCGCTGGCCAGCGCCCGCCGCAAGGCGCCCGGCTTCGCGCTGCTCGGCGTGCCGGGGGACCTGCACGACATCGTGCTGGAACTGAAGACCGTCGCCGACGTGGCCCTGGTGGGCTACCCGAGCGCCGGCAAGTCCTCGCTGATCTCCGTCCTCAGCGCGGCCAAGCCGAAGATCGCCGACTACCCGTTCACCACCCTGGTGCCCAACCTCGGTGTGGTGACGGCCGGTTCGACCGTCTACACCATCGCCGACGTGCCCGGCCTGATCCCGGGCGCCAGTCAGGGCAAGGGGCTGGGCCTGGAGTTCCTGCGGCACGTGGAGCGGTGCAGCGTGCTCGTGCACGTGCTGGACACGGCGACCCTGGAGTCCGACCGCGACCCGGTCTCCGACCTCGACATCATCGAGGATGAGCTGCGGCAGTACGGCGGCCTGGACAACCGGCCCCGGATCGTCGTCCTGAACAAGGTCGACGTCCCCGACGGCAAGGACCTCGCCGAGATGGTCCGGCCCGACCTGGAGGCGCGCGGCTACCGCGTGTTCGAGGTGTCGGCGGTCGCGCACATCGGGCTGAAGGAGCTGTCGTACGGGCTCGGTGAGCTGGTCGCGAAGGCGCGCGCCGCGAAGCCGAAGGAGGAGGCGACCCGCATCGTCATCCGGCCGAAGGCCGTGGACGACAGCGGCTTCACCGTGCGGCGCGAGGAGGTCGGCGGCGAGCCGCTGTTCCGGGTGCGCGGCGAGAAGCCGGAACGCTGGGTGCGGCAGACCGACTTCAACAACGACGAGGCCGTCGGCTACCTCGCCGACCGCCTGAACCGCCTCGGTGTGGAGGAGCAGTTGATGAAGGCGGGCGCCCGCTCGGGCGACGGCGTCGCCATCGGCCCCGAGGAGAACGCGGTCGTCTTCGACTGGGAGCCGACCGTCATGGCCGGCGCCGAAATGCTCGGCCGCCGCGGCGAGGACCACCGCTTCGAGGAGCCCCGGCCCGCGGCGCAGCGCCGCCGCGACCGTCAGGCCGAACGCGACGAGACCGAGCGCGAGTACGACGACTTCGAGCCGTTCTAG
- a CDS encoding acyltransferase: protein MLQLHKLERYKDDQGNEIVYDGEIREDKIDIRFKGSNNTLVISPEADIRDLLITFTGNDGKIEIGPTTKKRAGLRFELRCGHESRIWIGENVGCAGRTFISAVEGVSVTIGDDVMFAKNIEVRGDDTHPIFDVRTEKRMNPSQSIVVGEHVWIAKHAVVMGGVTIGNGSVIGFRSIVTSNIPNNVVAVGAPARVVRKNIAWERPEVVPRRPNEQYPRKGEKSPKYWNLTDESAVPAKPVVVRQQSGTGARRLARRLPAPVKRAVRKLMPSR from the coding sequence ATGCTGCAACTGCACAAGCTCGAGCGCTACAAGGACGATCAGGGAAATGAGATCGTCTACGACGGAGAAATCCGCGAGGACAAGATCGATATCCGGTTCAAGGGGTCGAACAATACCCTTGTGATCAGCCCCGAGGCGGATATACGGGATCTCCTCATCACCTTCACGGGAAACGACGGGAAGATCGAGATCGGCCCGACCACGAAGAAGCGCGCGGGTCTCCGCTTCGAATTGCGCTGCGGGCACGAGTCGCGGATCTGGATCGGTGAGAACGTCGGCTGCGCCGGCCGCACCTTCATCTCCGCCGTCGAGGGCGTGTCGGTGACGATCGGCGACGACGTCATGTTCGCCAAGAACATCGAGGTGCGCGGCGACGACACCCACCCGATCTTCGACGTGCGCACCGAGAAGCGCATGAACCCGTCCCAGTCGATCGTCGTGGGCGAGCACGTCTGGATCGCGAAGCACGCGGTCGTGATGGGCGGCGTCACCATCGGCAACGGTTCGGTGATCGGCTTCCGTTCCATCGTGACCTCGAACATCCCGAACAACGTCGTCGCGGTCGGGGCGCCGGCCCGCGTGGTGCGCAAGAACATAGCCTGGGAGCGCCCCGAGGTCGTGCCGCGCCGCCCCAACGAGCAGTACCCGCGCAAGGGTGAGAAGTCCCCGAAGTACTGGAACCTCACCGACGAGTCGGCCGTCCCGGCGAAGCCGGTGGTAGTACGGCAGCAGTCCGGCACGGGCGCGCGGCGCCTGGCCCGGCGCCTCCCGGCCCCGGTGAAGCGAGCGGTGCGGAAGCTGATGCCCTCCCGCTGA
- a CDS encoding NAD-dependent epimerase/dehydratase family protein, whose amino-acid sequence MSSVTTVSSAVIARDLDEILDRDLPWSELAGCSVLVTGASGMLPSYAVYTLLALNDRHGLGITVHGLVRNGEKARRLLADILDRPDFHLVVQDVSAPLELDGPVDYVIHGASAARPALHGSQPVSTIKANLLGTFNLLDLCVEKGSRGFVLMSSAEVYGAQALETELIDEQSYGGFDILNPRACYAEGKRAAETICVTYQAQYGITCRAVRFGHIYGPGMALDDGRVQADFAANVVNGKDIVLNSDGSGVRTYTYVADAIAGMFYALLRGDQVAYNVADPAGLVSIRRLAELFTEVHPERGLRLRFSNESDERSYSLTKKQGLDSAKLAALGWSPVVDLPAGLHRMVTHLESAAGAR is encoded by the coding sequence GTGAGTTCAGTGACCACCGTCTCCAGCGCCGTCATCGCGCGCGACCTCGACGAGATCCTCGACCGCGACCTGCCGTGGAGTGAGCTGGCCGGCTGCTCCGTGCTGGTCACCGGCGCCAGCGGCATGCTGCCGTCGTACGCCGTCTACACCCTGCTGGCGCTGAACGACAGGCACGGGCTGGGCATCACCGTGCACGGTCTGGTGCGCAACGGGGAGAAGGCCCGGCGGCTGCTCGCGGACATCCTCGACCGCCCGGACTTCCACCTCGTCGTCCAGGACGTGTCGGCGCCGCTCGAACTGGACGGCCCGGTCGACTACGTGATCCACGGGGCGAGCGCCGCACGGCCCGCCCTGCACGGCAGCCAGCCGGTCAGCACGATCAAGGCGAACCTGCTGGGCACGTTCAACCTGCTCGACCTGTGCGTGGAGAAGGGCAGCCGCGGCTTCGTCCTGATGTCCTCGGCGGAGGTCTACGGCGCCCAGGCCCTGGAGACCGAGCTGATCGACGAGCAGAGCTACGGCGGCTTCGACATCCTCAACCCGCGGGCGTGCTACGCCGAGGGCAAGCGGGCCGCGGAGACGATCTGCGTCACCTACCAGGCCCAGTACGGCATCACCTGCCGTGCCGTCAGGTTCGGTCACATCTACGGCCCGGGCATGGCGCTCGACGACGGCCGCGTGCAGGCCGACTTCGCCGCGAACGTGGTGAACGGCAAGGACATCGTGCTCAACAGCGACGGTTCCGGCGTGCGGACGTACACGTACGTGGCCGACGCCATCGCGGGCATGTTCTACGCGCTGCTCCGCGGTGACCAGGTGGCGTACAACGTCGCGGACCCGGCCGGACTGGTCTCCATCCGGCGCCTGGCCGAGCTGTTCACCGAAGTGCACCCGGAGCGCGGGCTGCGCCTGCGGTTCAGCAACGAGTCCGACGAACGCTCCTACAGCCTCACCAAGAAGCAGGGCCTGGACAGCGCGAAGCTGGCGGCCCTCGGCTGGAGCCCGGTGGTCGACCTGCCCGCGGGGCTGCACCGCATGGTGACCCACCTGGAGTCGGCCGCCGGGGCGCGGTGA
- a CDS encoding IspD/TarI family cytidylyltransferase — protein sequence MNIALLFAGGIGSRMNSRALPKQFLEIHGKPIIIHTLEHFEAHPDIDAIAIAILPEYREHMTKLLTRYEIEKVRWIVDGGKTGQESRHNALKAVAAECPEDSVVLIHDGVRPLIDGKLISANIETVHEHGSAITCTKFNETVVSSAAEHVDDVIPRDHIYAAQAPQSFRLGQILSLYDRAVSEGEHDSIDSCSLMHRYGHKLYRVVGPRSNIKITTAEDFYLCRTFFEIIENQQIVGM from the coding sequence ATGAACATCGCATTGCTTTTCGCCGGCGGCATCGGGTCGCGGATGAACTCCCGGGCCCTGCCCAAGCAGTTCCTCGAGATCCACGGCAAGCCGATCATCATCCACACCCTTGAGCACTTCGAGGCCCACCCGGACATCGACGCGATCGCCATCGCGATCCTCCCCGAGTACCGCGAGCACATGACGAAGCTGCTCACGCGGTACGAGATCGAGAAGGTCCGGTGGATCGTCGACGGCGGCAAGACCGGCCAGGAGTCGCGGCACAACGCGCTCAAGGCCGTCGCCGCCGAGTGCCCCGAGGACAGCGTCGTGCTGATCCACGACGGCGTGCGGCCGCTGATCGACGGGAAGCTGATCAGCGCCAACATCGAGACCGTGCACGAGCACGGCTCGGCCATCACCTGCACGAAGTTCAACGAGACCGTGGTCTCCAGCGCGGCCGAGCACGTCGACGACGTGATCCCGCGCGACCACATCTACGCCGCGCAGGCCCCGCAGAGCTTCCGCCTCGGCCAGATCCTCTCGCTGTACGACCGCGCGGTCTCCGAGGGCGAGCACGACTCGATCGACTCCTGCTCCCTGATGCACCGGTACGGCCACAAGCTGTACCGGGTGGTCGGCCCCCGCTCGAACATAAAGATCACCACGGCCGAGGACTTCTACCTCTGCCGGACGTTCTTCGAGATCATCGAGAACCAGCAGATCGTAGGCATGTGA
- a CDS encoding CDP-glycerol glycerophosphotransferase family protein, whose amino-acid sequence MNSRQIDAEQHRLEINVTNFQDRRQVPNGTWRVVPVAGEERLPAADFDLTAIDRLDVDSRTFLYDRNRTAYVIAFGISDDDENPEFLMRTYQLFRSAGPAKKKKGPNKGPKKPLGKRIGLKVLPRARRRKLANRVYSLSRRLNPPRGNRILFASEMRTGLGGNLARVHDRMIERGLDKEWTFNHSFRIPSTANKWTTLRLIYLLATSDVVLMDDYFGLIAQLGISPETKIIQLWHAGSGFKSVGYSRFGRYGSPKLTNAHRKYTYVITGSEHLVPVYAEAFGIEESAVVPTGLPRIDTFLDKERSRKVVEDFFTANPKLKGKKIVLFAPTFRGKGISDAHYDYDRIDFAKLHEVCGDKYVVLFRMHHFIPGSVPIPAEYSDRLLDFASFPDTNDLLQVTDVLVTDYSSIIYEYTLLDRPILFYAYDKDSYSVIRGFHRDYDSVAPGKICVTFDALLKALQDEDFDTSKVAQFREENFDFVDTNSADRVIDWLILGDPSDRQTGGDHQWLDLAPDDTAPGDEPLSDQSEA is encoded by the coding sequence GTGAATTCTCGGCAAATCGATGCCGAACAGCACCGGTTGGAGATCAACGTCACCAACTTCCAGGACCGCCGTCAGGTGCCCAACGGCACGTGGCGTGTCGTCCCGGTCGCCGGCGAGGAGCGGCTGCCCGCCGCGGACTTCGACCTCACGGCCATTGACCGCCTGGACGTGGACTCCCGCACCTTCCTCTACGATCGCAACCGCACCGCGTACGTGATCGCCTTCGGAATCTCGGACGACGACGAGAACCCCGAGTTCCTCATGCGGACGTACCAGTTGTTCCGCAGTGCCGGACCGGCCAAGAAGAAGAAGGGTCCGAACAAGGGCCCGAAGAAGCCGCTCGGCAAGCGCATCGGACTGAAGGTGCTGCCGCGGGCCCGGCGCCGCAAGCTCGCCAACCGCGTCTACTCGCTCTCGCGCCGTCTCAACCCGCCGCGCGGCAACAGGATCCTGTTCGCCTCCGAGATGCGTACCGGCCTCGGCGGCAACCTGGCGCGCGTCCACGACCGGATGATCGAGCGGGGTCTCGACAAGGAGTGGACGTTCAACCACTCGTTCCGGATCCCGTCCACGGCCAACAAGTGGACGACGCTGCGTCTCATCTACCTGCTCGCGACGTCGGACGTCGTGCTGATGGACGACTACTTCGGGCTCATCGCGCAGCTGGGCATCTCCCCGGAGACGAAGATCATCCAGCTGTGGCACGCCGGAAGCGGTTTCAAGTCCGTCGGCTACAGCCGGTTCGGGCGCTACGGTTCGCCGAAGCTGACCAACGCCCACCGCAAGTACACCTACGTGATCACCGGTTCCGAGCATTTGGTGCCGGTGTACGCCGAGGCTTTCGGTATCGAGGAGTCGGCGGTCGTACCGACCGGCCTGCCCCGAATAGACACGTTCCTCGACAAGGAGCGTTCGCGTAAGGTCGTCGAGGACTTCTTCACCGCCAACCCGAAGCTCAAGGGCAAGAAGATAGTCCTGTTCGCGCCGACCTTCCGCGGCAAGGGAATTTCCGACGCGCATTACGACTACGACCGCATCGACTTCGCGAAACTGCACGAGGTCTGCGGGGACAAGTACGTCGTCCTGTTCCGCATGCACCACTTCATACCGGGTTCCGTGCCGATACCCGCGGAATACTCCGACCGGCTGCTGGACTTCGCGTCGTTCCCGGACACCAACGACCTGCTGCAGGTCACCGACGTACTCGTCACGGACTACTCGTCCATCATCTACGAGTACACGCTGCTCGACCGGCCGATCCTGTTCTACGCGTACGACAAGGACAGCTACTCGGTCATCCGTGGATTCCACCGCGACTACGACTCGGTCGCGCCCGGCAAGATCTGCGTGACGTTCGACGCACTGCTCAAGGCCCTGCAGGACGAGGACTTCGACACCTCGAAGGTGGCCCAGTTCCGCGAGGAGAACTTCGACTTCGTCGACACCAACTCGGCGGACCGGGTGATCGACTGGCTGATCCTCGGCGATCCCAGTGACAGGCAGACGGGCGGAGATCACCAGTGGCTCGATCTCGCCCCGGACGATACGGCGCCGGGCGACGAACCGCTCAGTGACCAGTCGGAGGCATGA